Proteins from a genomic interval of Paenibacillus sp. RC334:
- a CDS encoding metallophosphoesterase: MEKTPQTRRESQDGSHDEAAIPPGSSRRSISNEPANPSRRRFLKKAALATAGTALLTGGYASLWEPNHLEITRFTLALPRLPLAFDGIRVVHFSDVHLGFHMDEQDLRELADRIAGLEPDLLCFTGDIVDDYAVSMKAAVPVMASMHATLGKFAILGNHDYRGLPAGVQELYPKTGFTLLRNEHVIVERAGQRMAIVGLEDDIMGKPNPRRAIHGLPDEMCKLLLMHEPDYADVAARMSFDLQLSGHTHGGQVRLPVMGAPMPPPGGRKYIQGLFHVGTDRMPLYVSRGIGMTKLPIRVLCRPELSVITLKSGQ, encoded by the coding sequence ATGGAGAAGACGCCGCAAACCCGCCGCGAGAGTCAGGATGGCTCACACGATGAGGCAGCTATCCCTCCCGGTTCTTCGCGGCGTTCCATTTCAAATGAGCCAGCCAATCCTTCGCGCCGCCGTTTTTTGAAAAAAGCCGCTTTAGCGACAGCCGGAACCGCGCTTTTGACTGGAGGATACGCTTCCTTATGGGAGCCTAATCATTTGGAGATTACACGTTTCACACTAGCTTTGCCCCGTCTGCCGTTGGCTTTTGACGGCATCAGGGTGGTGCATTTTAGTGATGTACATTTGGGCTTTCACATGGATGAGCAGGACCTGCGGGAGCTTGCGGATCGGATTGCAGGACTGGAGCCGGATTTGCTTTGTTTTACAGGTGATATTGTGGATGATTATGCCGTATCTATGAAAGCTGCTGTTCCGGTCATGGCCTCTATGCACGCCACACTCGGCAAATTCGCCATTCTCGGCAATCACGATTATAGAGGTTTACCAGCCGGGGTACAGGAGCTATATCCGAAAACCGGGTTTACGTTGCTGAGAAATGAACACGTGATTGTGGAGCGAGCAGGACAGCGAATGGCGATTGTCGGTTTAGAGGATGACATTATGGGCAAACCCAATCCACGGCGTGCCATCCACGGACTACCTGATGAGATGTGCAAGCTTCTGCTTATGCATGAGCCGGATTATGCGGATGTGGCGGCGAGAATGTCCTTTGATCTTCAGCTGTCGGGGCATACGCATGGAGGACAGGTGCGCTTGCCTGTCATGGGAGCGCCGATGCCGCCTCCGGGTGGACGCAAGTACATTCAGGGATTATTTCATGTAGGGACCGACAGAATGCCGCTGTATGTCAGCAGAGGCATTGGTATGACCAAGCTGCCGATTCGTGTGCTGTGCAGGCCGGAGCTGAGTGTCATTACACTGAAATCCGGTCAATAG
- a CDS encoding AAC(3) family N-acetyltransferase — translation MAVQPMTRRPVTGSDVLKGLKELGVQKGMTLLVHSSMRSFGSFVPGGASAILASLTEAIGPEGTLVTPTQSHDLTDPSTWMNPPLDESWWDLVREEMPVYDPAWTLTGGMGVIVETFRGLPGTLRSGHPHVSFAARGPAASHLLEGHEPDFGLGEHSPLAKLYEADAFVLLLGCGHESNTSFHLAEYRTAYNGREESTHQAPMMVDGERAWVTFQDFNITSDDFEQLGHDFERDCPACFTRVNIGEAFCFLARQRDLVDYAERWLATNR, via the coding sequence GTGGCTGTACAACCGATGACGCGACGGCCTGTTACCGGGTCGGATGTGTTGAAGGGATTAAAGGAGCTAGGAGTTCAAAAAGGCATGACGCTGCTTGTGCACTCGTCGATGCGCAGCTTCGGCAGTTTTGTTCCGGGCGGGGCCTCTGCCATTCTTGCATCGTTAACCGAAGCCATTGGTCCGGAAGGGACGCTGGTCACGCCGACGCAATCCCATGATCTGACCGATCCGTCGACATGGATGAACCCGCCTCTGGATGAGTCATGGTGGGATCTTGTACGCGAGGAAATGCCCGTCTATGATCCGGCCTGGACACTGACCGGGGGGATGGGTGTCATTGTGGAAACGTTCCGTGGCCTGCCGGGAACATTGCGCAGCGGACACCCGCATGTTTCGTTTGCGGCCCGTGGACCTGCGGCTTCACACTTGCTGGAAGGGCATGAGCCTGATTTCGGGCTGGGTGAACATTCGCCACTGGCGAAGCTATATGAGGCAGACGCCTTCGTGCTGTTGCTGGGCTGCGGACATGAGAGCAACACGTCCTTTCATTTGGCGGAATACCGCACGGCGTACAATGGACGTGAAGAATCGACCCATCAGGCCCCGATGATGGTGGACGGGGAGAGAGCATGGGTCACTTTTCAGGATTTTAATATTACCTCAGATGATTTTGAGCAGCTGGGCCATGACTTTGAACGGGATTGCCCTGCGTGCTTTACACGGGTCAACATTGGAGAGGCCTTCTGTTTTTTAGCGAGGCAGCGCGATTTGGTAGACTATGCAGAACGATGGTTAGCCACCAACCGCTAG
- a CDS encoding GNAT family N-acetyltransferase codes for MLTREMLRSGSGLPELYTDRVRLRQLQARDYPALERMLSDPLVIRYVNRIRKPADARMRRLVAQIRVAADSLDSLHFAVEWQGGNTAANNEPGELNELNERSHSPLLGIASFQQWNEKAGEAQLGYILDRPFWGQGLATEVVEEMLRFGFGALKLKRIEGRCQEDNQASVRVLIKNKMRQLRTISAYDHSGEVPSVLVFSITQGDYA; via the coding sequence GTGCTGACCAGAGAAATGCTTCGTTCAGGGTCAGGGCTACCGGAGCTTTATACCGACCGTGTCCGGTTGCGCCAGCTACAAGCAAGGGATTACCCCGCGCTGGAACGGATGCTGTCCGATCCATTGGTTATCCGGTATGTGAACCGGATTCGCAAGCCAGCCGATGCGCGGATGCGGCGTCTGGTAGCGCAAATCAGAGTAGCTGCGGATTCCCTGGATTCCCTGCATTTTGCGGTGGAATGGCAGGGGGGGAATACAGCAGCAAACAACGAACCTGGCGAACTTAATGAACTCAATGAACGCAGCCACTCGCCGCTGCTCGGTATCGCTTCATTCCAGCAATGGAATGAAAAAGCAGGGGAGGCGCAGCTAGGCTATATTTTGGACCGTCCTTTCTGGGGACAAGGGCTGGCTACAGAGGTCGTGGAGGAAATGCTGAGATTTGGTTTTGGTGCTTTAAAGCTCAAGCGGATCGAGGGTCGTTGCCAAGAGGATAATCAGGCTTCTGTGCGTGTGCTGATCAAAAATAAGATGCGCCAGCTGCGCACAATCAGTGCCTATGATCATTCAGGAGAAGTGCCGAGTGTATTGGTGTTCTCGATTACCCAAGGGGATTATGCATAG
- a CDS encoding GTP pyrophosphokinase family protein — MYLEDPMDKIKKLKHDITRFMLIYKFALDEMETKIEILKQEFQALHDYSPIEHTKSRLKSPESIMNKMLRKNSELSLAAVKDNIKDIAGLRITCSFISDIYDVSDMLQRQSDLKVLEVKDYIKNPKPNGYQSLHLLIQVPVFMSDCQELVCVEVQIRTIAMDFWASLEHKIFYKYNQSVPESLTRELKNAADSANALDLQMERLHREIKEIKDAQGEEDSIEEIRKIIINNQQFSVPANFLKLLGE, encoded by the coding sequence ATGTATCTGGAAGACCCGATGGACAAGATCAAAAAGCTAAAGCACGATATCACGCGTTTTATGCTGATCTATAAATTTGCACTCGACGAAATGGAAACCAAGATTGAAATACTAAAGCAGGAATTTCAGGCGTTGCACGATTATAGCCCTATTGAGCATACCAAATCGCGCCTCAAATCCCCTGAGAGCATCATGAACAAAATGCTTCGTAAAAATAGTGAGCTTTCCCTCGCTGCCGTCAAGGATAACATTAAGGATATCGCGGGACTACGCATTACCTGCTCTTTTATTTCGGACATTTATGATGTAAGTGACATGTTACAGAGACAAAGTGATTTGAAGGTGCTGGAGGTCAAGGATTACATCAAAAATCCCAAACCAAACGGTTACCAAAGTCTGCATCTGTTGATCCAGGTTCCTGTATTCATGTCCGACTGCCAGGAGCTGGTCTGCGTAGAGGTACAAATTCGGACGATTGCGATGGATTTCTGGGCCAGTCTGGAGCATAAAATCTTTTATAAATACAACCAGTCCGTTCCTGAAAGCCTGACACGCGAATTAAAAAATGCGGCAGATTCAGCCAATGCGCTTGACCTCCAAATGGAACGTCTCCACCGTGAAATTAAAGAGATTAAAGACGCCCAAGGTGAAGAAGACTCTATTGAAGAGATTCGGAAGATTATCATTAATAATCAGCAATTTTCGGTGCCAGCCAACTTTTTGAAGCTGCTCGGAGAGTAA
- a CDS encoding NAD(P)H-binding protein: MRKILVLGGTRFFGKRLVKRLVEDSENNVTILTRGQISDSFGDRIQRIIADRNDAEALAEAVGEQVWDVVYDNICFSPDEAREACRIFDAKAKRYILTSSLSVYDPGPEVLTESIFDPQAYPVRKGRQGDFTYQEAKRQAEAVFMQQATFPVAAVRFPIVLGTDDYTRRLHFHIEHVRDGIKIGIPNPAAHISFIRSDEAADFLLWLGQSHLTGPVNACSDGTVKIGELISTIEQLTGKQAVIQEKTADEHMSPFGITQSWYMDTTKARSEGYSFLSLTEWLPELISDLNCTYES, translated from the coding sequence ATGAGAAAGATACTTGTATTAGGTGGAACGCGCTTTTTTGGAAAAAGGCTGGTAAAACGTCTGGTGGAGGATTCCGAGAATAACGTTACGATCCTCACGAGAGGTCAAATAAGCGATTCATTCGGTGACCGCATTCAGCGGATTATTGCAGATCGTAACGATGCAGAAGCGCTGGCTGAGGCGGTAGGTGAGCAGGTTTGGGATGTTGTCTACGATAATATTTGCTTTTCTCCAGATGAAGCCAGAGAAGCCTGCCGCATTTTTGATGCTAAAGCCAAACGGTATATTCTGACCTCCAGCTTATCCGTCTACGATCCAGGTCCAGAAGTGCTGACCGAGAGTATCTTCGATCCTCAGGCTTACCCGGTTCGCAAAGGCAGACAGGGCGATTTTACATATCAGGAGGCTAAACGGCAGGCAGAAGCGGTTTTCATGCAACAAGCTACGTTCCCGGTTGCCGCTGTTCGTTTTCCGATTGTATTAGGAACAGATGATTATACGAGAAGACTTCATTTTCATATTGAGCATGTTCGTGATGGAATAAAAATAGGCATACCGAATCCGGCAGCGCACATCTCGTTTATCCGTTCTGATGAAGCCGCAGATTTTCTGCTTTGGCTTGGTCAATCTCATTTGACAGGACCCGTAAATGCTTGCTCGGACGGTACTGTGAAGATTGGAGAACTCATTTCCACCATTGAACAGTTAACTGGAAAACAGGCCGTGATTCAAGAAAAAACAGCCGACGAGCACATGTCTCCATTTGGTATTACACAATCGTGGTACATGGATACAACTAAAGCCCGATCAGAGGGGTACTCCTTTCTTTCCCTGACCGAATGGCTTCCTGAGCTGATAAGCGACCTGAACTGTACCTATGAATCATAG
- a CDS encoding chemotaxis protein CheX, producing MKAEVINPFLESARRVIEQLIQISPSPGDLGVKNVELVEDHIWIMIGMTGQLSGNIVFGLNEQVALRMVSAMMGGFVLTEIDEMGKSAISELGNMISGNASTILSNQGIVVDITPPQVMKSENLTSFVPQRALYIPLTMEGIGELDIQVMIS from the coding sequence GTGAAGGCAGAAGTGATAAATCCTTTTTTGGAGTCGGCGCGGCGGGTCATTGAACAATTGATCCAAATCTCTCCCTCACCCGGCGATCTCGGTGTGAAAAATGTCGAGCTGGTGGAAGACCATATTTGGATTATGATCGGGATGACCGGACAGCTTAGCGGAAATATTGTGTTCGGCCTGAATGAACAGGTAGCGTTGCGCATGGTTTCGGCGATGATGGGCGGATTCGTTTTGACTGAAATTGATGAGATGGGCAAAAGCGCCATTTCGGAATTGGGCAATATGATCAGCGGTAATGCCAGCACGATTTTGTCCAATCAGGGGATTGTAGTCGACATTACGCCTCCGCAGGTCATGAAGTCGGAAAACTTGACCTCCTTCGTACCTCAGCGTGCCCTTTATATTCCGCTTACGATGGAAGGAATCGGTGAGCTGGATATTCAGGTGATGATCTCTTAA
- a CDS encoding helix-turn-helix transcriptional regulator has protein sequence MLKVKLKLHIVMKNKGITQTKLSQLTGIRQATISDMCRNARQEISFPVIEKIAHALNITDLSELIQLEEEN, from the coding sequence TTGCTGAAGGTTAAATTAAAGCTACATATTGTCATGAAAAATAAAGGGATCACTCAGACAAAGCTGTCTCAATTAACAGGAATCCGCCAAGCCACGATTTCTGACATGTGTCGTAATGCAAGACAAGAAATTAGCTTTCCCGTAATCGAAAAAATTGCTCATGCTTTGAATATTACGGATTTATCAGAATTAATCCAGTTAGAAGAAGAAAACTAA
- a CDS encoding helix-turn-helix transcriptional regulator, translated as MELIIKLKDVMKERGITQLQLAKMANVRQAAVSELCRNAREEVNLAMLTRIAIALDIKDISELMQFDETE; from the coding sequence ATGGAACTGATCATAAAACTTAAAGACGTTATGAAAGAAAGAGGCATCACTCAGTTACAATTAGCAAAAATGGCAAATGTCCGGCAAGCTGCAGTATCGGAATTATGCAGAAATGCTCGGGAAGAAGTGAATTTAGCTATGCTAACAAGGATCGCCATCGCTTTAGATATTAAGGACATATCAGAATTAATGCAATTCGATGAGACTGAGTAG
- a CDS encoding contractile injection system protein, VgrG/Pvc8 family: MSVLSDGIGYESLRFYGPFQPQHIEQLQITRAINDHTFLHISGMLSEEQGAACIGQNMEQEPIVIRQLDDQGQSLRRLFHGIVTRMSVHCVRGVYTFELEAASHSYQMDIKSKKRSYQDIHRTYDDLVTAMVRKYQYGDAIDTVTNYAKLDTFVLQYEETDWAFLKRLASRFGSVLVPEVTAASPKVFFGMPEGKQHKVERDVFYRVRKTFHELDAEKPGEQRAGSYVTYTIESLQYYALGDLITLPIGQGKELVVVRAVTTLADGLLRTCYDLQAEQNIRYARYENDQATGISLTGTVLKVQQDFVQLQLDIDPKQDPAKACWFPVATRYVAEEHIGWYDMPEIGEQVELYLPTHREQDAYVTDSLRQQRHTNGQPNVKVWQHVQGSGVEMSEQELTLSTSDGFSITLNEDGGITINSPGDVQIQGGHVKLDAGEELSLEAGTALYLKGGASSMVLDGETDTHAPVIYQEGTVKAPVFVADLPPVPEPPLMSIKAYEAAQTVTAKSSQAPTPKAKVTTPAALQQANALLGMVSKLLGSIPIVGNVASVMLNTVGGPAGKVAATVLQATGAIPIRSKGTPTVGGSGKGSGVHPLKYLAGLALEGLISHYEHEQAKQAYYSKWILGKAYTSARHLADSGGPLELVQNLLKESNAMAHAYQQIPVELRQRWRANYDSYMAQQPKPQVEEPKSLWDRYLDHTGNGEMVKGQIAMDQAHASTKSANSLVELYKGIEQANNVRYQNQGNSIGEFLDYWSFGIPKGLYQAYMERARNQGNSGSDAINFGTFGITEAIRGAVTPEDPLSPDHWSNIISVAAIVEGAGSFFKPKTILNSPVKEPVHPGPKIINEKTESPQLSNLKPNKEIEIEGVGKITNVGRIVKDGNKTKYTNPAGNELTWVDQHPKNINRDIDNALDSSNVGKATEAKVADFVRKEKEVTGFGQKVLKDNGEAAGDLDVVTKDAIIEVKASIKAVKDDQFNKLTHTNQDYFFNPDKKNVILYIDKPMTNLRPEHKIMLENIKSKGVTIVNSLDELKEVLK; encoded by the coding sequence TTGAGCGTATTGTCAGATGGAATCGGATATGAAAGCCTACGCTTTTATGGTCCCTTTCAGCCACAACATATTGAACAACTTCAAATAACACGTGCCATCAACGATCATACCTTTTTACATATCAGTGGTATGCTCTCCGAAGAACAGGGAGCCGCATGCATCGGACAAAATATGGAGCAAGAGCCGATTGTGATTCGTCAGTTGGATGATCAGGGACAATCACTGAGAAGATTGTTCCACGGGATTGTTACGCGCATGTCCGTACATTGTGTGCGAGGCGTGTATACGTTTGAACTGGAGGCCGCTTCCCATTCGTACCAGATGGATATTAAGAGTAAAAAGCGCTCCTATCAGGATATTCACCGCACTTATGATGATCTGGTCACCGCGATGGTTCGAAAGTATCAGTATGGAGACGCCATTGATACCGTAACTAATTATGCCAAGCTGGATACTTTTGTTTTACAATATGAGGAGACCGATTGGGCATTTTTAAAACGCCTCGCTTCCCGCTTTGGCTCCGTACTTGTGCCAGAGGTAACCGCAGCCTCGCCCAAGGTTTTCTTCGGGATGCCAGAAGGCAAGCAGCACAAAGTGGAACGGGATGTGTTTTACAGGGTACGAAAAACGTTTCATGAGTTGGATGCGGAAAAACCCGGAGAACAACGTGCTGGCTCGTATGTCACCTATACAATTGAAAGTCTGCAATACTATGCGCTAGGAGATCTCATCACGTTACCCATCGGACAAGGCAAAGAGTTGGTCGTGGTTCGGGCAGTGACAACGTTAGCGGATGGCTTACTGCGTACCTGTTATGATCTTCAAGCCGAACAGAATATTCGCTATGCCCGGTATGAAAACGATCAGGCTACCGGGATTTCGCTGACAGGAACGGTGCTCAAGGTACAACAGGATTTCGTACAGCTTCAACTGGATATCGACCCGAAGCAAGATCCTGCCAAAGCCTGCTGGTTTCCTGTAGCGACTCGATATGTAGCCGAAGAACATATTGGCTGGTACGATATGCCTGAAATCGGGGAACAAGTAGAACTGTATCTGCCTACACACCGCGAACAGGATGCCTATGTAACGGATTCGCTACGACAACAACGCCACACAAATGGACAGCCGAATGTGAAGGTTTGGCAACATGTGCAAGGTAGCGGCGTAGAAATGTCTGAGCAAGAACTGACCCTTTCCACCTCGGATGGATTTTCAATTACACTAAATGAAGATGGTGGCATCACCATCAACAGTCCGGGGGATGTACAGATTCAGGGTGGTCATGTGAAGCTGGATGCAGGTGAGGAACTGTCGTTAGAAGCTGGAACAGCCCTTTATCTAAAAGGTGGAGCCAGCAGCATGGTGCTGGATGGTGAGACGGATACCCATGCTCCAGTGATATATCAGGAAGGTACAGTGAAAGCTCCTGTTTTCGTAGCTGACCTCCCTCCTGTCCCTGAACCGCCGTTAATGAGCATCAAAGCATATGAGGCCGCACAAACCGTAACAGCCAAGAGCAGCCAAGCCCCTACTCCTAAAGCAAAAGTTACGACTCCAGCAGCGCTTCAACAGGCCAATGCTTTGTTGGGTATGGTATCCAAGCTATTAGGCTCCATTCCCATAGTTGGGAACGTAGCCAGTGTAATGTTGAATACTGTTGGTGGGCCAGCAGGTAAAGTGGCGGCAACGGTGTTACAAGCAACTGGAGCCATCCCTATTCGTAGTAAAGGAACTCCTACAGTTGGAGGAAGCGGTAAAGGAAGCGGAGTTCATCCGTTGAAATATTTGGCTGGTTTAGCCCTTGAGGGACTGATTAGTCATTATGAGCATGAGCAAGCTAAACAAGCTTACTATAGCAAGTGGATTTTAGGAAAAGCATATACGAGTGCGCGTCATTTGGCTGATTCCGGTGGACCATTGGAGCTGGTGCAGAACTTGCTGAAAGAGTCGAATGCTATGGCTCATGCCTATCAGCAGATTCCTGTGGAATTGAGACAACGCTGGAGAGCAAATTATGACAGCTACATGGCACAACAACCGAAACCACAAGTTGAGGAGCCTAAGTCCTTGTGGGATCGTTATCTAGATCATACGGGTAATGGTGAGATGGTAAAAGGCCAAATAGCCATGGATCAGGCACATGCATCTACAAAATCAGCAAACAGCCTAGTTGAATTATACAAAGGCATAGAGCAGGCTAATAACGTAAGGTACCAAAATCAAGGAAACTCCATTGGTGAATTTTTAGATTATTGGTCATTTGGTATACCTAAAGGATTGTATCAAGCCTATATGGAGCGTGCACGTAATCAAGGTAACTCTGGTAGTGACGCTATCAATTTTGGTACATTTGGAATAACAGAGGCTATACGTGGAGCTGTGACACCTGAAGATCCTTTGTCACCAGACCATTGGTCCAATATCATTAGTGTAGCAGCGATCGTTGAGGGAGCCGGATCATTTTTCAAGCCGAAAACCATACTAAATTCACCAGTTAAAGAACCTGTTCATCCAGGCCCTAAAATCATAAATGAAAAAACAGAGTCACCCCAACTCTCAAATCTGAAGCCCAATAAAGAGATAGAGATTGAGGGAGTGGGGAAAATTACTAATGTTGGTCGCATAGTTAAGGATGGAAATAAGACGAAATATACAAACCCTGCTGGTAATGAATTAACTTGGGTTGACCAACATCCGAAAAATATTAATCGGGATATTGATAATGCTCTAGATAGTTCAAACGTTGGTAAAGCAACTGAGGCAAAGGTTGCAGATTTTGTAAGAAAAGAAAAAGAAGTAACAGGGTTTGGACAGAAAGTTTTAAAAGATAATGGTGAAGCTGCTGGTGACTTAGATGTAGTTACAAAAGATGCGATTATCGAAGTCAAAGCATCAATTAAAGCGGTAAAGGACGACCAATTTAATAAGTTGACTCATACAAACCAGGACTATTTCTTTAATCCCGATAAGAAAAATGTTATTTTGTATATTGATAAACCTATGACTAATCTAAGACCTGAACACAAAATAATGCTAGAAAACATTAAATCTAAAGGAGTTACTATTGTTAACTCATTAGATGAGTTGAAGGAGGTTTTAAAGTAG
- a CDS encoding LysR family transcriptional regulator: MNISQLETLIMISKTMSFRKAGELLNLTQPAVSAQIKSLEDEFKTILIDRNQPVTLTDRGAVFLEHAERILSVVEELRQKLYDLNETPQGHIALGTTTSIAIQILPRVLSYFQDQFPLIKTSIQSMASSMIYQQVENGLIDVGIGYLIERNPNLSTSILYYDSFELVVSPTHPLASQPHATIEALREIPLILLSPDTVGRKFVDDVFKKHQIVPHVVIELSSSEEVKRMVEINLGAAIISRLSVTPELRAGTLKMIQITELEVSHPVGVIYKSGRYLNSAMQQFLSDLKGMPETNFISSE, encoded by the coding sequence ATGAACATCAGTCAACTTGAAACACTTATCATGATTTCCAAAACGATGAGCTTCCGCAAAGCCGGAGAACTTCTCAATTTGACGCAGCCGGCGGTATCCGCCCAAATCAAAAGTCTGGAGGACGAGTTCAAGACCATTCTGATCGACCGCAACCAACCCGTCACCCTGACCGACCGAGGGGCTGTTTTTTTGGAACATGCAGAGCGGATCTTGAGTGTTGTCGAGGAACTACGACAAAAATTGTACGATCTGAACGAAACGCCGCAGGGTCATATTGCGCTGGGCACTACGACGTCCATCGCCATTCAAATTTTACCACGTGTACTTTCCTACTTTCAGGATCAATTCCCGCTCATCAAAACCTCCATTCAATCCATGGCTTCCTCCATGATTTATCAACAGGTGGAAAACGGGCTTATTGATGTTGGCATCGGTTACTTGATCGAACGTAATCCAAATTTGAGCACTTCGATTTTGTATTACGATTCCTTTGAGCTTGTCGTATCGCCCACTCATCCGCTGGCCTCCCAACCGCATGCTACCATTGAAGCCCTTCGGGAAATTCCACTTATTCTGCTCTCACCCGATACGGTAGGACGAAAATTCGTGGACGATGTATTTAAAAAACACCAAATTGTGCCTCATGTCGTGATCGAATTGTCCAGCAGCGAGGAAGTCAAACGGATGGTCGAGATCAATCTGGGCGCTGCCATTATATCCAGGCTGTCGGTCACTCCCGAGCTACGTGCGGGTACATTGAAAATGATCCAGATTACCGAGCTGGAGGTTAGCCATCCGGTGGGAGTCATTTATAAATCCGGCCGATATCTGAACTCCGCTATGCAGCAGTTTCTAAGCGATCTAAAGGGTATGCCGGAAACCAATTTTATTAGTTCTGAATAG
- a CDS encoding histidinol-phosphatase, with the protein MKFDLHTHHFRCGHADGNIRDYIEAGIQSGLQAIGISDHSPFLCSEQDQAFPKIYMAKSQLAEYVEEVQQLQKEYEGRIDVLLGLETDYFPDFAELYRSTLAPYPFDYLIGSIHNVEGDSIFNRSRWNDVSDARKIEVKQAYYALIQESARSGMFQILGHIDAMKGNFPAFSDIPADEAIDETLKVIAESDVAIEINTSGKTKLSGGWYPSVPILERAHHFGVEVTFGSDAHKPARVGDDWDEVKAMLKDIGFREWVYFKQKRKISVPL; encoded by the coding sequence ATGAAATTTGATCTGCACACCCATCATTTCCGCTGCGGTCATGCAGACGGAAATATTCGGGACTATATCGAAGCAGGCATTCAGTCCGGTTTACAGGCAATTGGTATTTCAGACCACTCCCCCTTCTTATGCAGCGAGCAGGATCAGGCTTTTCCGAAAATTTATATGGCGAAATCACAGCTTGCCGAGTACGTAGAAGAGGTACAGCAGCTACAGAAGGAATACGAAGGCCGTATTGACGTGCTGCTCGGATTGGAAACAGATTATTTTCCTGATTTTGCAGAACTGTACCGTTCCACCCTGGCCCCTTATCCGTTCGACTACCTCATTGGGTCGATCCACAACGTTGAGGGAGACAGCATTTTTAATCGTAGCCGTTGGAATGACGTAAGTGATGCACGCAAAATCGAGGTCAAACAAGCTTACTATGCGCTCATTCAGGAATCTGCGCGGAGCGGTATGTTTCAGATTTTGGGTCATATCGACGCGATGAAGGGGAATTTCCCGGCTTTCTCAGATATTCCTGCCGATGAAGCGATTGATGAAACCTTGAAAGTGATTGCAGAATCCGATGTTGCCATTGAAATTAACACATCAGGCAAAACCAAGCTCAGTGGCGGATGGTACCCGTCCGTTCCTATTTTAGAAAGAGCGCATCATTTTGGCGTAGAGGTCACTTTTGGTTCAGATGCCCATAAACCTGCTCGGGTAGGCGATGATTGGGACGAAGTGAAGGCGATGCTGAAGGATATTGGCTTCCGCGAATGGGTTTATTTTAAACAAAAACGTAAAATTTCGGTGCCGCTTTAA
- a CDS encoding metallophosphoesterase family protein has protein sequence MDRIAVISDIHGNWPACEAVLEDIASRGISRVFCLGDLIGKGPSPCEVLEAVRQHCEVVVRGNWDELVSITDDLNFSWQAERLGTERLQYLAELPFHHDFRMSGRRIRLVHASPQSVYHRVQPWDEPEKRLAMFDPLAEESGEVAFAPDVVGYGDVHNAFIQHFQGKTLFNVGSVGNPLDVTQASYCILEGNMGEESPTPFSIQFVRVPYDIELAVRQAEEADVPSLPYYIRELRTGIYRGIQDLD, from the coding sequence ATGGATCGTATTGCTGTCATTTCAGATATACATGGCAACTGGCCTGCCTGCGAGGCGGTGCTGGAGGATATTGCTTCCCGAGGGATTAGTCGTGTGTTTTGTTTGGGCGATCTGATCGGCAAAGGGCCTAGCCCGTGCGAGGTTCTGGAGGCTGTCCGTCAACATTGCGAGGTGGTGGTGCGTGGCAATTGGGATGAGCTGGTTAGCATTACGGATGATCTCAATTTTAGCTGGCAAGCCGAGCGCCTGGGCACAGAACGGCTACAGTATTTGGCAGAGCTACCGTTTCATCATGATTTCAGGATGAGTGGACGTCGTATCCGTCTGGTGCATGCTTCGCCGCAAAGTGTATATCATCGCGTGCAGCCATGGGATGAGCCGGAGAAAAGACTCGCCATGTTCGACCCGTTGGCCGAGGAAAGTGGAGAAGTTGCTTTTGCCCCGGATGTCGTGGGGTATGGAGATGTGCATAATGCCTTTATACAGCATTTTCAGGGCAAAACGCTTTTTAATGTCGGCAGTGTTGGCAATCCGCTGGATGTAACTCAGGCTTCCTACTGCATTTTGGAGGGGAACATGGGAGAAGAGAGTCCTACCCCTTTTTCTATCCAGTTTGTACGTGTGCCTTATGATATTGAGCTGGCGGTGAGACAGGCTGAGGAAGCAGACGTACCTTCTTTGCCGTATTATATCCGTGAGTTGCGCACAGGCATTTACCGGGGAATTCAGGACCTGGATTGA